From the genome of Biomphalaria glabrata chromosome 1, xgBioGlab47.1, whole genome shotgun sequence, one region includes:
- the LOC106068428 gene encoding tRNA (guanine(26)-N(2))-dimethyltransferase-like: protein MASEVHHLTEVTEGRATILLPESVFYNPVQEYNRDLTIAIISEFAAQHLAKVSADKNVSQDTPESCTQQTETLVPGKKYDNGITIFEGLSASGLRSVRFGLEIPGIKQVIANDFDKTAVEIIEKNIQKNHLEHLVSANYADASMAMYEHKSWDKQFDVIDLDPYGSPSIFLDAAVQAVRDGGLLCITCTDAAVLCGNAPEKCNANYGSISLRSKFCHEMGLRIMLQCLDSHANRYGRYIVPLVSLSIDFYFRLFVQIFSGQKQVKHSCTKKSFVFECVGCGSYLLQPLAVALPAKGTGNYKFIAGSGPVVPQNCEHCHHHYKIGGPIWSAPLHDTDFIKKILSRIERNLHTFKTADRISGMLNVALEELADVPLFYVLDVICSVLHCRAPNMVAFRSALLNAGYRVSLSHAAKNSCKTDAPTKFVWDVMRCWVKENPVSAKRLTPGSVAKAILDQQPEVEVSFSEHPSANPLSRKQGLLRWQTNPEPHWGPKAKAKRAGNPDLIEKQAINQGKKSKVENMQPSE, encoded by the exons ATGGCATCAGAAGTACATCATTTAACAGAGGTTACAGAAGGACGTGCTACAATTCTCTTGCCAGAATCTGTTTTCTATAATCCAGTTCAAGAGTACAACAGAGATTTAACAATAGCAATAATATCTGAGTTTGCAGCACAACATTTGGCTAAAGTTAGTGCTGATAAAAATGTTTCACAAGACACACCAGAAAGTTGTACACAGCAGACTGAGACCTTAGTGCCTGGGAAAAAATATGACAATGGAATCACTATATTTGAAGGTCTTTCTGCCTCAGGTCTTAGGTCAGTAAGATTTGGGCTAGAAATACCTGGCATAAAGCAAGTCATAGCCAATGACTTTGATAAAACTGCTgttgaaattatagaaaaaaatattcagaaaaaCCATCTCGAACATCTTGTCTCAGCCAATTACGCTGATGCATCCATGGCCATGTATGAACATAAGTCATGGGACAAGCAGTTTGATGTGATTGATTTAGACCCTTATGGCAGtccttcaatatttttagatgcAGCAGTTCAAGCAGTAAGAGATGGAGGCTTGCTGTGCATCACTTGCACTGATGCTGCTGTTTTGTGTGGAAATGCCCCAGAAAAATGTAATGCCAATTATGGTTCAATTTCTCTGCGCTCAAAATTCTGCCATGAGATGGGATTAAGAATTATGCTACAGTGTCTGGATTCACATGCTAATCGATATGGCAGATATATTGTACCACTCGTTTCATTAAGTATAGATTTTTACTTTAGGCTATTTGTTCAAATATTTTCTGGTCAGAAACAGGTGAAGCATTCTTGCACAAAGAAGTCATTCGTTTTTGAATGTGTGGGCTGTGGCTCTTACTTACTGCAGCCATTGGCTGTAGCTTTACCGGCCAAGGGGACTGGAAATTATAAGTTTATTGCAGGAAGTGGACCAGTTGTCCCCCAGAATTGTGAACACTGCCATCATCATTACAAAATTGGTGGTCCCATTTGGTCTGCACCACTGCATGATACAGACTTTATCAAGAAAATTTTAAGTCGAATAGAACGTAACTTACATACTTTCAAAACAGCTGATAGAATATCAGGAATGTTAAATGTTGCCCTAGAGGAGTTGGCAGATGTGCCACTCTTTTATGTCTTGGATGTTATTTGTAGTGTATTACACTGTCGAGCTCCCAATATGGTTGCATTTAG GTCTGCTCTACTTAATGCTGGTTACAGAGTATCACTCTCTCATGCTGCTAAAAATTCCTGCAAGACAGATGCTCCAACAAAGTTTGTTTGG GATGTCATGAGATGTTGGGTGAAAGAAAACCCAGTCAGTGCCAAGCGTCTAACTCCTGGTTCTGTAGCTAAAGCTATTTTGGATCAACAGCCTGAAGTAGAAGTATCATTCTCTGAACATCCTTCTGCCAACCCTCTTTCCAGAAAACAAGGTCTTCTTAGATGGCAAACTAACCCAGAGCCTCACTGGGGTCCTAAAGCAAAGGCCAAAAGGGCAGGGAATCCAGATCTTATAGAGAAACAAGCCATTAATCAAGGAAAGAAATCAAAG GTCGAAAATATGCAACCAAGTGAATAA
- the LOC106051859 gene encoding histamine H2 receptor-like, producing MEYLDIGFFVSGTINGSTYDYMSDPGVVATHRIFIVVVVTYMPLIIGCNIIVFWGILLYPGFYTNNNLLLLSLAFADFLVGIYCLPMYLLSYIEVTRVVVYSSEISCVSWLTSGVLSAGGSLVSLLFIAIDRYVAVIWPLKYGGIITAERLITSLLLFWVLIFIIAFLPNLGLNNYNPHIQNLVLRCNLYITLPKYYVYGTVLGGAAPIVLISGALYSQIIYIVWKQAKRLHSRQSLIPPEQASRLEHRIKSVQRSSFLMLAFVVMWFPYVSITPFKYFNVFSQASIEIVKCFALMFTFGNSLLNPFVYALLRENYRTVYKLMIITPPWKWKKALRVLYIETNKLKSKYTVGEIATDQLGIFKPTKTYSAYSDHNNVKAKDVASRFTMSRKVSQFSKVSAIESTYFSLYTHPYEESDVDLSQFDIFHQLYRVVPSLTSIVQSQLKQSSSQKVTGIDSAGNKTLNPSNTQSRDTEIYRDCLPYDHASVIP from the coding sequence ATGGAATATTTAGATATTGGATTCTTCGTTTCGGGCACCATCAACGGGTCAACCTACGACTACATGTCCGATCCTGGTGTTGTTGCCACCCACCGTATTTTTATTGTAGTTGTAGTGACCTACATGCCCCTGATCATTGGCTGCAACATCATCGTCTTCTGGGGCATTCTACTGTACCCGGGATTCTACACCAACAACAACTTGTTGTTGCTCAGCTTAGCCTTCGCCGACTTTTTAGTTGGCATCTACTGCTTGCCGATGTACTTACTGAGTTATATAGAAGTTACCAGAGTGGTGGTGTATTCTAGTGAGATCTCTTGCGTTTCATGGCTGACTTCAGGCGTGCTGTCAGCGGGAGGCTCCTTGGTTTCGTTGCTTTTCATTGCTATCGACAGGTACGTAGCAGTCATCTGGCCGCTCAAGTATGGAGGAATTATCACGGCAGAGCGACTGATCACATCTTTACTCTTGTTCtgggttttaatttttataattgcttTCCTTCCAAATTTGGGACTCAACAATTATAACCCGCACATTCAGAATCTCGTTTTACGCTGCAATTTGTACATCACTCTGCCCAAATACTACGTTTATGGGACAGTTCTTGGGGGTGCGGCTCCGATAGTTTTAATCTCAGGAGCGTTGTATTCCCAGATcatttacattgtatggaaacAAGCAAAGAGACTGCATTCGAGGCAATCTTTAATTCCCCCAGAACAGGCCTCGAGGTTGGAGCATCGTATCAAGAGTGTCCAGAGGTCCTCATTTTTGATGCTGGCCTTTGTTGTGATGTGGTTCCCTTATGTGAGTATCACGCCTTTCAAATACTTCAATGTCTTCTCCCAGGCATCCATTGAAATAGTCAAGTGCTTCGCTCTCATGTTCACCTTTGGGAACTCATTATTGAATCCTTTCGTATACGCCCTCCTCAGAGAAAACTATCGAACTGTATATAAATTAATGATTATTACTCCGCCTTGGAAATGGAAGAAAGCACTGCGGGTTCTTTATATCGAAACCAACAAATTAAAATCTAAGTATACTGTAGGGGAAATAGCTACTGATCAGCTGGGCATCTTCAAGCCAACAAAAACTTACTCAGCTTACTCTGATCATAATAATGTGAAAGCTAAAGATGTTGCAAGCCGTTTTACGATGTCCAGAAAAGTATCTCAATTCTCTAAAGTTTCAGCCATAGAAAGTACATATTTTTCTTTGTATACTCACCCCTATGAAGAATCGGATGTAGATTTAAGTCAGTTTGACATTTTCCACCAGCTCTACAGAGTCGTTCCCAGTTTAACCAGCATTGTACAATCCCAATTAAAGCAATCTTCTAGTCAGAAAGTAACGGGGATAGACTCGGCCGGAAACAAGACTTTGAACCCCAGCAATACTCAATCTAGGGATACAGAGATTTACAGAGACTGCTTGCCCTACGACCATGCTTCAGTAATACCTTAG